Below is a window of bacterium DNA.
GAGCCCGCCATGAAGCGGCTGAACACCCCGAAAATGAGCAGCAGGGCACCGATGGATTCAGAGGCGATGACCAGCACGCCGAAAACTGGCGGGATGCCAATACTCTCGAGAGCATCGAGTGAAGCGATCAGACCTTTCCCCCCGAACATGCCGAGTGTTTTCTGCAGCCCATGCGGAAGGATGGCGCATCCGAGTATTACACGCGCGAGGAGTCCTGCTGCATGACTGTCCGTATAAATGATCTGTGCCATGGAATACCCTGCTGCTGGTGTACTGACCGAAAAAACGGTTTATGCGTGCGAGCACTCAGGGATCACATGGTCCCTTCGCCGGTGGACGGCGCCGGAGGAGCGTTGTCCATCTCCATGTGATCGGAAGGAGGCGCAGGTGGCAGATCTTCTGAGGGCTTGGACTCGACAATGCCTTTCAGCGTCGTGAGTCCATGTTCGAACTGGGGACCGAGCTGCTGATCTATGAAGAGTCCGAACCACCGTTCGAGAGGCCAACCGAGAGTGCCTTCGTCCGTCCACGTAAGCTTCGTCCCGCCTTCTTCGGGCTCGAACATCCAGGTGTCGTATGATGTCATTTCATACGGGGCGGTGAAATCCACACGACTTTGTATTTCCCTCGGAGCCTGTACGTCGGTAAATGTCAGCGTCCCTGCCCCGATCACCTTGCCGTCCCAGCTCAATACCGCTCCAGCGCCGCGACCCGGATCGGAGTAGCTGAAAT
It encodes the following:
- a CDS encoding SRPBCC family protein, giving the protein MKALKILLIAIIGILGLLLVIAAFLPSEYRVERSVVINAQPATVFEYVANFEHWDKWSPWQEQDPQADFSYSDPGRGAGAVLSWDGKVIGAGTLTFTDVQAPREIQSRVDFTAPYEMTSYDTWMFEPEEGGTKLTWTDEGTLGWPLERWFGLFIDQQLGPQFEHGLTTLKGIVESKPSEDLPPAPPSDHMEMDNAPPAPSTGEGTM
- a CDS encoding DoxX family protein is translated as MAQIIYTDSHAAGLLARVILGCAILPHGLQKTLGMFGGKGLIASLDALESIGIPPVFGVLVIASESIGALLLIFGVFSRFMAGSIMITMLGAVLLKHIDFGFFMNWSGMQEGEGWEYHLLAMGLGLIVLVMGSGSLSFDRWLTRRYWA